The stretch of DNA AGCGCGCCGCAGGATGATGACGAAGCCGGCCAGCACCACGAGGACACCGCCCGCGATGGCGAGAGTGGTGCCGAGACCACTGGAACCCTGGGCCGTGGAGGCGGCGGCGGGCTTGCCCGCGGTGGAGCCGGGGTCGTCCTTGCCGTGCGAGGAGCCCGAGCCCGCCTGTTCCGTCCGCGCGTCGGCCGGGCCCACCAGCTTGCCGACCGGCTCGGCCTTGCCGTCCGCGGCGAAGCCCCAGTCGAGCAGCCGCTCCGCCTCCTTGTAGACGGCCTGGCTCTCGCCCGAGTCCGGGTTCATGACGGTGACGAGCAGTTCCTTGCCACCGCGCTTGGCCATGCCGGTGAAGGTGGCGCCGGCGTTGGTGGTGTTGCCGTTCTTGACGCCGCCGATCCCCTTGTACGGGTCGAGACCGTAGGCACCGGTCAGGAGACGGTTGGTGTTCTGGATCTGGAAGTGTTCGCGCTTCTTGCCCTCGCCGCCGCCAGGGAACTCCGCGACCGCCGTAGAACAGTATTCGCGGAAGTCCTTGTTCTGGAGACCCGACCGAGCGAAGAGCGTCAGGTCGTAGGCGCTGGAGAGCTGCCCGTCAGCGTCGTACCCGTCGGGGCTGATCACATGGGTGTCGCGGGCCTGGAGCTTGTCGGCCTGGTGCTGCATGTCCTTGACGGTCGCGGCGACCCCGCCGTTCATGGCGGACAGCACGTGCACCGCGTCGTTGCCCGAGCGGAGGAACACACCGAGCCACAGGTCGTGGACGCTGTAGGTCTCCGCCTCCTGCACTCCGACCAGGCTGCTGCCCTCACCGATACCGGCGAGATCGTCGGTGGCGACCCTGTGTGTCTCGGCCTTCGGGAACTTCGGCAGCAAGGTGTCGGCGAACAGCATCTTGAGGGTGCTCGCCGGGGGCAGCCGCCAGTGCGCGTTGTGCGCGGCGAGCACGTCACCCGATTTCGCGTCGGAGACGATCCACGAACGCGCCGACAGCTCCTTCGGCAGCGCGGGCACCCCCGCGCCGCTGTCCACCTGACTGCCGGCTCTGCCGAGCCGTGAGCCGCCCAGATCGGACATGGATTGCGGCGGCCGAAGCGTGTCATCGCTTTTCGGCTTGTCATCAGCAAACGCGGACGTGGCGGACGACACGGACAACAAGGTGGCACAGGTGACCAAAGAGATCGCCGATGCGAACTTTTTCGAGGCAGGCACGGTCGGAAACGTACAGGGACCCGGAGGGGGCGCGCCTGTCGAGGTAGTCCGTTCCGGCCTGTCCCCACCCCCGCGGAGGCGTCCCGGCCCCCGGCGCGATACTGGCTGCATGAAGCTCAGCCGCCCCCTCTCCTGGTTCCTGCTCGTCTTCGGCGTATGGAGCTGGATCGTATGGATCACGTTCGCCAAGAATCTCTGGGCTGACGCGAGTGGACTCGCCTTCGACAAGGCGGGCGACCCCACCGCCTACTTCTGGATCCATCTGCTGCTTACGATCGTCTCCTTTGTCTTGGGGACGGTGGTGGGCGCCATCGGGTTCCGTGGGCTGCGCGCCCTGCGCCGAGCCAGTCTTCCCGTGTAGCCACCGCGGCCCCCCGGTCCCCTTCCGGCGTAACGACCGAGGGGCCGATGTCGTACCGGCGCGGTGACGTAAGCAACACGGCCACACCGGCCGGGCGATGCGGGGCGAGGGGCGGCAGGGCCCGGTCACGTCGCCTGGGCCATGGTCAGGATGGACGGACGGACCGCCGGTCGCGAACGCCGGGACGGGCGGGCGGTCGCACAGGTTTCGGGACAGGCAGCCGGTCGTGGGCGCGCCGGCACAGACGAGCGGTCACCCGGGCGTCAGGACAGACGGCCGGTCACACAGACGCAGAAGAGCTGACGGGGGCACCATGGTCATCCTTTACCTGCTCGCGGGTCTCGCCGCGCTCGCGGTACTCGCGGGGCTGCACTGGTACGCGTGGCGGCGGCTGGTGCGCGACACGACCGTGCCGCGCGGGGCGGCCCGCCGCCTCGGCACCGCCGTGTTCATCGTGGGCCCCCTGTTGATGGTGGGCGCCCTCGTGAGTTCGCGGACGGGTGTGCCGTTCGTCCTCCAGCAGATCCTGGCCTGGCCCGGTTACATGTGGCTGGCCCTCGCGATGTACCTCCTGCTCGCGCTGCTGGTCGGAGAGGCGATACGGCCGCTGCTGCGCCGCTTCCTGGAACACCGGGCGTCCCGCGCGGCCGGGGCGGAACGGGACGCGGCGATCCTCGTGGGGACGGCGGGCGGGCCGGCTTCCGGCGCGAATACCGACGCGGCTCCCGAGCCGTCGAGGGACGCGGAACCGTCGAGGGACGCGGAGGCGCAGGCGACGGCGGGTGCGACTGCGGCGGGTGCGACTGCGACGGGTGTGGCGGGTGCGGCATCCGCCGCAGAGCCCCAGCCCCTGACGACGGGGCCTCGCCCGTCCGCCCCCTCGCGCAGACTCTTCGTCTCCCGGATCATCGGAGGCGCGGCGGCGGTCGCCGCCGCCGGGGCGGTCGGGCAGGGCACGTACTCGGTCCTGCGCGGGCCCCGGGTGAAGAACGTCACCATCCCGCTGGCGAAACTGCCCCGCTCGGCGCACGGCTACCGGATCGCGGTCGTCAGCGACATCCACCTCGGCCCGACCCTGGGCCGCGCCCACACCCAGCGGATCGTCGACACGATCAACTCGACGCAGCCGGACCTCGTCGCGGTCGTCGGCGACCTCGTGGACGGCTCGGTGGCGGACCTGGGACAGGCGGCGCAGCCGCTGAGCCGGCTGGCCGCGAGACACGGCAAGTTCTTCGTCACGGGCAACCACGAGTACTACTCGGGCGCGGCCGAATGGGTCGACCACGTACGAGAGTTGGGCCTGCGCCCGCTGGAGAACGAACGGACCGAGCTGCACGGGTTCGACCTCGCGGGCGTCAACGACATCGGGGGCGAGAGCCAGGGCGAAGGACCCGACTACGAGAAGGCCCTGGGTGACCGCGACCGCACCCGCGCCTCCGTGCTGCTCGCACACCAGCCGGTGATGATCCACGACGCCGTCAAACACGGTGTCGATCTCCAGCTGTCCGGCCACACTCATGGTGGCCAGCTCTGGCCGGGCAATTACGTGGCCGAGCTGTCGAACCCGACGGTGGCGGGGCTCGACACGTACGGCGACACGACGCTGTACGTGACCAGGGGCGCGGGCGCGTGGGGGCCGCCGGTCAGAGTGGGCGTGCCCTCGGACATCACGGTCGTACGGCTGGCTTCCAAGCAGACGTGAACGGGAGCGGGTCTGTCGGGGCCGGGCGTACGTACCGGCCGGGCGTACGGGCGGGAGAACGGGGCGGGCGTACGGGCGGGAGAACCGGCCGGGCGGGAGAACCGGCCGGGCCGGAGCACCGCGAAGGTGCCCCGGCCCGCCCCCCGTTCCATGTCCCCCGTACGTCACGACTCGCCCGGATCAGTTGACGCCTGTGGTCAGCTCACGTTCAGGAGGCGGTTCGGGGAGCCTGTGCCCGCGCTGGTGACGACCCCCGTGGAGGAGGCGGCGATCAGCGCTGCCGAGACCTGCGCCGGGGTCGCCGACGTGTGGGCCCCGAGCCAGACGGCGGCGGCGCCCACTACGTGGGGGGTGGCCATCGACGTACCGGAGATGGTGTTGGTGGCTGTGTCGCTCGTGCCCCAGGCCGAGGTGATCGACGTACCGGGGGCGAAGATGTCCAGAGCGGGGCCCGAGTTGGAGTACCCGTCCTTGGCGTCGGTCTTGGTGGTGGCGCCGACGGTGATGGCCTCGGCGACGCGGGCGGGCGACTTGTCGCTGGCGCTGCCGTAGTCGTTGCCCGCGGCGACGCCGTAGGTCACCCCGGAGGCGATGGACTTGCGTACGGCGGCGTCCAGGACGCTGTCGGCCCCGCCGCCGAGGCTCATGTTGGCGACGGCGGGCTTGACCGCGTTGGCGGTCACCCAGTCGATACCGGCGACGACCTGCGCGGTGGTGCCTGAGCCGGCGTTGTTCAGTACGCGTACGCCGACGATCTTGGCCTTCTTGGCGACGCCGTACTTGGTGCCGGCGACGGTGGCGGCCACGTGGGTGCCGTGGCCGTTGCCGTCCTGAGCGGTGTCGTCGTTGTCGACGGCGTCGTAGCCGTAGGAGGCGCGGCCCGCGAGGTCGGTGTGGGTGATGCGGACACCGGTGTCGATGATGTAGGCGGTGACGCCCTGGCCGGCGGAATCGGGGTAGGTGTAGCTCTGGTTGAGGGGCAGTTGCTTCTGGTCGATGCGGTCGAGACCCCAGGACGGCGGGGCGGTCTGGGTGGCATCGGCGGTGAAGACGCGGTTCTGGCTGACGGTCGCGACCTCGGGGTCGGCCGCGAATCTCTCGGCCGCCGCGCGGGAGAGCTTGACGGCGTAGCCGTTCAGCGCGGAGCTGTAGGTCCTGTCGATCTTCGCGCCGTACTCCTTGGCGAGCGCCTTGCCCCGCGCGGAACCGGCCTTGGGGGCACCGGACTTGAAGGTGACTATGTAACTTCCGGAGATGGTCCCCGGGGCGCCCGCGTTGGCGATCGTACCGACGGGCTCGGGCGCCGGGGCGGCGGTGGCGGGGAGGGCGGAGACGGTGGCGAGGGCCAGTGCCGCTACGGCGGTCGCGCTGATACCGGCAAGTGTCGTCCGTCGGCCGTGACGCTTTGAAGCCATTACTGCCATGAGAGGGGTCCTCCTCGTCGATGGTGCACTGGTGGGGTGGAAGCGGAGGTACGGGTAGTACACACACGGCGACGACAGGAGCATGTCAACTCCCGTCGCCAGTAGCAGGATCGACCGAGGCGGAGACCCCGCACAAGAGGCTCTGGCGGGGTCGGGGCGTGATGTCACGGGGCGGATATCGGGGCGTCACGCGGCGATACGCGGTGACACGTGGCGGATACGGCGGGACATGTACGAGCGATGTGTGACGCTCCGGCGTACTCGCGCGGGGAGGGTCTCGGGGCGGCCGGTGGGAGGACGCGATGACCAGAGAACGGGGAGAGGAACTGGGCGTACCCCCCCCGGGAACCCGCGCCTGCCGGCCCACTGGCAGGACGAGACGCCCCTGGACCGGCTACCGATGCGGCTGACGGTATACGAGACCGACATCAACGGAGCGCCCGTACCGGCCACTGGGCCGGCCGAGACGCGGTGGGTCGGCGGGAGCAGTCGCGGGCGGGCCTCGCGTCGGCGACCTGTTCAGTACTCGTGTCGAGGATGTGGCAACCTGGCCGGCCCCCGGGCTCGGCCCGCGGCGGACCGGGTGGGGGAGGGGGGCCGGTACGGAGGCAAACTCAGCGGCGGGACTGAGGTACGGCCCGCCGCGACCGTCAGACCCTTTCGGTCGCTGTCCGCGAGCGCCCGGCCGTCACCCGGAACGAGGTCGAGGTCTACGTCGAGGTCGATGTCGTCAGCCATGCCACGGTCGTGACCCATGAAGTGACGTGCGCGGGCGTGCTCATGACGTGCGCGTGCTCATGACGTGCGCGGGCTCATGAAGGGCGCAGCCCGTTGAGCAGCCCCCCGAACATACCCGGGCCCCGCCACCACCGAACCGGTGGCGACGGGGCCCGAATACGTATGCGTAAGGTCGGCCGACCGGTCAGTACCGGCGCGTGATCAGCGCGCGCTTGACTTCCTGGATGGCCTTCGTGACCTCGATACCGCGCGGGCAGGCGTCCGTGCAGTTGAAGGTCGTGCGGCAGCGCCACACGCCGTCGCGGTCGTTCAGGATCTCCAGCCGCTGTTCGCCGGCCTCGTCACGCGAGTCGAAGATGAAACGGTGCGCGTTGACGATCGCGGCGGGGCCGAAGTACTGCCCGTCGTTCCAGAACACGGGGCACGACGACGTGCACGCGGCGCACAGGATGCACTTCGTGGTGTCGTCGAACCGCTCGCGGTCCTCGGCGGACTGGTACCGCTCACGCGTCGGCTCGTTGCCCGTGGTGACGAGGAACGGCATGACGTCGCGGAACGCCTGGAAGAACGGGTCCATGTCCACCACGAGGTCCTTGAGGACCGTGAGGCCCTTGATGGCCTCGACCGTGATGGGCTTCTCGGGACCGATGTCCTTGATCAGCGTCTTGCAGGCCAGACGGTTACGGCCGTTGATGCGCATGGCGTCGGAGCCGCAGATGCCGTGGGCACAGGAGCGCCGGAAGGTCAGCGTCCCGTCGAGCTCCCACTTGATCTTGTGGAGAGCGTCGAGCACGCGCTCCTTCGGGTCCATCTCCAGCTGGAAGTCCTGCCAGGTGGAGTCGGCGGAGACCTCCGGGTTGAACCGGCGGATGCGGAGGGTGACCGTGATGAGGTGGTCGGAGGCGGCGCCCGCCGCCTCGACCTTGTCCATGGTCGGGGTAGCCATCAGTACTTACGCTCCATCGGCTGGTAGCGGGTCTGGACGACCGGCTTGTAGTCGAGACGGATGGACTCGGAGCCGTCGTCGCCGACCTCGCGGTACGCCATGGTGTGACGCATGAAGTTCACGTCGTCACGGTTCGGGTAGTCCTCGCGGTAGTGGCCGCCGCGGGACTCCTTGCGGGCCAGTGCGGAGGTGGCCATGACCTCGGCCAGGTCGAGGAGGTTGCCCAGCTCGACGGCTTCGAGCAGGTCGGTGTTGAA from Streptomyces tsukubensis encodes:
- a CDS encoding metallophosphoesterase yields the protein MVILYLLAGLAALAVLAGLHWYAWRRLVRDTTVPRGAARRLGTAVFIVGPLLMVGALVSSRTGVPFVLQQILAWPGYMWLALAMYLLLALLVGEAIRPLLRRFLEHRASRAAGAERDAAILVGTAGGPASGANTDAAPEPSRDAEPSRDAEAQATAGATAAGATATGVAGAASAAEPQPLTTGPRPSAPSRRLFVSRIIGGAAAVAAAGAVGQGTYSVLRGPRVKNVTIPLAKLPRSAHGYRIAVVSDIHLGPTLGRAHTQRIVDTINSTQPDLVAVVGDLVDGSVADLGQAAQPLSRLAARHGKFFVTGNHEYYSGAAEWVDHVRELGLRPLENERTELHGFDLAGVNDIGGESQGEGPDYEKALGDRDRTRASVLLAHQPVMIHDAVKHGVDLQLSGHTHGGQLWPGNYVAELSNPTVAGLDTYGDTTLYVTRGAGAWGPPVRVGVPSDITVVRLASKQT
- a CDS encoding D-alanyl-D-alanine carboxypeptidase family protein, which codes for MSDLGGSRLGRAGSQVDSGAGVPALPKELSARSWIVSDAKSGDVLAAHNAHWRLPPASTLKMLFADTLLPKFPKAETHRVATDDLAGIGEGSSLVGVQEAETYSVHDLWLGVFLRSGNDAVHVLSAMNGGVAATVKDMQHQADKLQARDTHVISPDGYDADGQLSSAYDLTLFARSGLQNKDFREYCSTAVAEFPGGGEGKKREHFQIQNTNRLLTGAYGLDPYKGIGGVKNGNTTNAGATFTGMAKRGGKELLVTVMNPDSGESQAVYKEAERLLDWGFAADGKAEPVGKLVGPADARTEQAGSGSSHGKDDPGSTAGKPAAASTAQGSSGLGTTLAIAGGVLVVLAGFVIILRRARPVSGGASGSGPVGGASGAGGSRGGRRARGTNRSRGSHRN
- a CDS encoding SCO4848 family membrane protein, yielding MKLSRPLSWFLLVFGVWSWIVWITFAKNLWADASGLAFDKAGDPTAYFWIHLLLTIVSFVLGTVVGAIGFRGLRALRRASLPV
- a CDS encoding succinate dehydrogenase iron-sulfur subunit produces the protein MATPTMDKVEAAGAASDHLITVTLRIRRFNPEVSADSTWQDFQLEMDPKERVLDALHKIKWELDGTLTFRRSCAHGICGSDAMRINGRNRLACKTLIKDIGPEKPITVEAIKGLTVLKDLVVDMDPFFQAFRDVMPFLVTTGNEPTRERYQSAEDRERFDDTTKCILCAACTSSCPVFWNDGQYFGPAAIVNAHRFIFDSRDEAGEQRLEILNDRDGVWRCRTTFNCTDACPRGIEVTKAIQEVKRALITRRY